A single Chitinophagales bacterium DNA region contains:
- the gldG gene encoding gliding motility-associated ABC transporter substrate-binding protein GldG, translating to MVKRIISNNRNKAFARLIVVLLFLFMLNFVAQHFYKRFDLTSEKRYTLSSSTKSLLGGLEDHVYVKIYLEGEFPAGFKRLQRATRELLDEFKAVSGARIEYQFIDPTAIEDMEERKKAYDFLVESGIKPTNLQVKGDEQFSQKVIFPGALISYRGKAAAVQLLENQIGYGPEQVLNNSIELLEYKFANQIKKLIQRRSPKIGFTAGHGEAGETRLSDMIKTLQEQRYQVEMVDVTQQLSLVEKFNVLIIAQPKERFDEIEKYKIDQFIMHGGSVLWLIDPMVAHMDSLRNKNAYFAKPRNLNLEDQLFRYGVRLNNDLLQDMRCGKIPLVVGSVGDAPQTQMFPWYYKTLVTGENLHPISRNLDAVLFEFASTIDTLKNENIRKKILLNSSKYSKALMAPVRVHFSQVKLQPEPRAFPQSHLPLAVLLEGEFESVFKNRLTEKTQTLIDSIEGVEFKEKSDFNKMIVIGDGDIIQSQIGSRGNVYPLGFDVYTERTFANKDFLLNCIEYLLDENQLIDTRNKEVRLRLLDPQKVKSEKAYWQVLNLVLPIIIMLIFAVIYFFRRKRKYAA from the coding sequence ATGGTAAAGCGCATTATTTCAAATAATAGAAACAAAGCTTTTGCAAGACTGATAGTTGTCCTGCTATTCCTTTTTATGCTCAATTTTGTAGCACAACATTTCTACAAAAGATTTGACCTTACTTCTGAAAAAAGATATACCTTATCCTCTTCTACAAAATCTCTTTTGGGTGGATTAGAAGACCATGTTTATGTCAAAATTTATCTTGAAGGTGAGTTTCCTGCTGGCTTTAAACGTCTGCAAAGAGCTACTCGTGAACTTTTGGATGAATTCAAAGCAGTATCAGGTGCGCGAATAGAATACCAGTTTATTGACCCCACTGCCATTGAGGATATGGAAGAACGCAAAAAAGCTTATGACTTTCTGGTGGAATCCGGTATAAAGCCCACCAATCTCCAGGTAAAGGGCGATGAGCAATTTTCCCAAAAAGTTATTTTTCCGGGCGCATTGATCAGCTACCGGGGAAAAGCAGCAGCTGTTCAGCTATTGGAAAACCAGATAGGTTATGGCCCCGAACAGGTACTCAACAACAGCATAGAATTATTGGAGTACAAATTTGCCAATCAGATCAAAAAACTAATACAGAGAAGGAGTCCTAAAATTGGTTTTACTGCTGGACATGGAGAAGCAGGGGAAACACGCCTGTCCGATATGATTAAAACCTTGCAGGAACAGCGCTACCAGGTAGAAATGGTAGATGTTACCCAACAGCTTTCGCTTGTTGAAAAATTCAATGTATTGATTATAGCGCAGCCAAAAGAGCGTTTTGATGAGATTGAAAAATACAAGATCGACCAGTTTATAATGCACGGAGGGAGCGTGCTATGGTTGATTGATCCTATGGTTGCCCACATGGATAGCCTGAGAAATAAAAATGCCTATTTTGCAAAACCGAGAAATTTAAATCTTGAGGATCAATTGTTTCGTTATGGAGTACGCCTGAACAATGATTTGCTACAGGATATGCGCTGCGGAAAAATACCTTTAGTAGTTGGTTCTGTAGGAGATGCCCCTCAAACACAAATGTTTCCCTGGTATTATAAAACACTGGTAACGGGTGAAAACCTTCATCCTATTTCCCGTAATTTGGATGCCGTGCTTTTTGAATTTGCCAGCACTATTGATACTTTGAAAAATGAAAACATTCGCAAGAAAATATTACTCAATAGCTCAAAGTACAGCAAAGCACTGATGGCTCCAGTACGTGTGCATTTTTCCCAAGTAAAATTACAACCTGAGCCCAGGGCATTTCCTCAATCGCATTTACCCCTGGCTGTATTGCTCGAAGGAGAATTTGAATCGGTTTTTAAGAACAGGCTTACTGAGAAAACCCAGACATTGATCGACAGTATTGAGGGTGTTGAATTCAAAGAAAAATCGGATTTCAACAAAATGATTGTGATAGGGGATGGTGATATCATTCAAAGCCAGATTGGTAGTAGGGGCAATGTGTATCCACTCGGATTTGATGTTTATACCGAAAGGACATTTGCCAATAAAGATTTTTTACTCAATTGCATTGAATATCTTTTGGATGAAAATCAATTGATTGATACCCGCAATAAAGAAGTACGTCTGCGCCTGCTCGATCCACAAAAGGTTAAATCTGAAAAAGCATACTGGCAGGTACTGAATTTGGTTTTACCCATTATTATTATGCTCATCTTTGCAGTGATTTATTTTTTCAGGCGAAAAAGGAAATATGCAGCCTGA
- the gldF gene encoding gliding motility-associated ABC transporter permease subunit GldF: MWSIYFKEINAFFSSLIAYISITVFLVATGLFVWVFPDTAILEYGYATLDPLFLIAPWVFMFLIPAVTMRSFSEEFSTGTIEMLVTKPLSENKIIFGKYLAALTLVLFSLLPTLVYYYAVHQLGFPPGNLDSGGITGAYIGLFFLAAVFVAIGLFASTLSKNQIVAFVLAVFLCFVFYMAFDFISELDLFYGGIDSALQWMGINYHYNSISRGVIDSRDIVYFLSLIALFLYLTKISFESRKW; encoded by the coding sequence ATGTGGAGCATCTACTTCAAAGAGATCAATGCCTTTTTCAGCTCACTGATAGCCTATATTTCAATTACAGTGTTTCTTGTTGCTACCGGGCTCTTTGTTTGGGTTTTTCCAGATACTGCAATCCTGGAATATGGTTACGCCACACTTGATCCTTTGTTTTTGATTGCACCCTGGGTATTTATGTTTTTAATACCGGCTGTTACCATGCGCAGTTTTTCTGAAGAATTCAGCACCGGTACAATAGAAATGCTGGTAACCAAGCCCCTGAGCGAAAACAAGATTATTTTTGGAAAATACTTAGCTGCATTGACGCTTGTTTTATTCAGTCTGCTGCCTACATTGGTGTATTATTACGCTGTGCACCAATTGGGCTTTCCTCCTGGAAACCTCGACAGTGGAGGCATTACAGGTGCCTATATCGGTCTGTTTTTTCTTGCAGCAGTTTTTGTGGCCATCGGTCTTTTTGCCTCTACTTTAAGCAAAAATCAAATTGTAGCATTTGTGCTTGCCGTGTTCCTTTGTTTTGTTTTTTATATGGCTTTCGACTTTATTAGTGAACTTGATTTGTTCTATGGGGGAATCGACAGTGCACTGCAATGGATGGGGATTAATTATCACTACAACAGTATTTCACGAGGTGTAATAGACTCCCGAGATATTGTTTATTTCCTAAGCCTAATTGCTTTATTTCTCTATTTGACTAAAATATCCTTTGAGAGCAGAAAATGGTAA
- the gldA gene encoding gliding motility-associated ABC transporter ATP-binding subunit GldA: MSVSVSNLSKIYAQQHAVDNVSFEISKGEILGFLGPNGAGKSTTMKILSCYLPQSSGTAKVCGFDTAEEPMEVRKKIGYLPESNPLYFDMYVREYLEFIAGLYQLGSNSKNRIEEMIELTGLVPERKKKIGQLSKGYKQRVGLAQAMLHNPEVLILDEPTSGLDPNQLTEIRALIRDFGKEKTVILSTHIMQEVQALCDRVLIINNGKIVADDTTENLQKRDKGAFEIRLVFKDKVSASELEALPDVKSVSVDGENFNIIAGKDIREALFKFATDKGYTLLTLDQKQVNMEDVFQDMTKSKG; encoded by the coding sequence ATGTCAGTTTCAGTTTCTAATCTCAGTAAAATTTATGCTCAGCAGCATGCTGTTGACAATGTAAGTTTTGAGATTTCCAAAGGGGAAATACTCGGTTTTTTAGGTCCAAATGGTGCGGGAAAATCCACTACCATGAAAATACTGAGCTGCTATTTGCCCCAAAGCAGCGGCACTGCCAAAGTCTGTGGTTTTGATACTGCGGAAGAACCCATGGAAGTGCGCAAAAAAATCGGCTATCTACCAGAAAGCAACCCGCTCTATTTCGACATGTATGTGCGCGAATATCTTGAATTTATTGCCGGACTTTATCAATTGGGAAGCAATTCAAAAAACAGGATCGAGGAAATGATAGAGCTGACAGGACTTGTGCCCGAGCGCAAAAAGAAAATAGGGCAATTGTCAAAAGGCTACAAGCAACGTGTAGGGTTGGCACAGGCCATGCTGCACAATCCTGAAGTATTAATTCTGGACGAGCCGACCTCAGGCCTCGATCCCAATCAGCTTACTGAAATTCGCGCCCTGATCCGTGATTTTGGCAAAGAAAAAACCGTGATTCTTTCCACCCATATCATGCAAGAAGTGCAAGCACTCTGCGACAGGGTACTGATTATAAACAATGGAAAGATTGTAGCCGATGACACCACAGAAAACCTGCAAAAAAGAGACAAGGGTGCTTTTGAAATTCGCCTGGTATTCAAAGACAAAGTATCGGCTTCAGAGCTTGAAGCACTGCCCGATGTTAAAAGTGTAAGCGTTGATGGAGAAAATTTCAACATTATTGCAGGAAAAGACATCCGCGAAGCACTTTTTAAATTTGCCACCGACAAAGGCTACACACTTCTGACACTGGACCAAAAGCAGGTGAATATGGAAGATGTATTTCAGGATATGACAAAGTCAAAAGGCTAA
- a CDS encoding T9SS type A sorting domain-containing protein has protein sequence MKRIFTTILCLGITLAYGQSIERQVVSSYGAYAETGGLSLSSTVGEVATSTLTGADIILTQGFQQPAPEELNVGIERVVQNMNITAYPNPTSQKVILELSSDKELEILIELFDISGRKLNTGSADQLTVLGRSLHEIDLSTYSSGQYIIHLSDRRGTHKESIKVQKID, from the coding sequence ATGAAACGGATATTCACAACAATTCTATGTCTTGGAATCACTTTAGCCTATGGGCAAAGCATTGAAAGACAAGTAGTTTCAAGCTATGGTGCATATGCTGAAACGGGCGGTCTCTCACTTTCCTCAACAGTGGGCGAAGTGGCAACATCAACGCTTACAGGAGCCGATATCATTTTAACCCAGGGCTTTCAACAGCCCGCACCGGAAGAACTCAATGTGGGTATTGAGCGCGTTGTGCAGAATATGAATATCACTGCCTACCCAAACCCTACTTCCCAAAAAGTAATATTGGAATTGAGTTCTGATAAAGAGTTGGAGATTTTAATAGAATTGTTCGATATCAGTGGCCGAAAACTTAATACCGGAAGTGCAGACCAGCTAACAGTGTTGGGCAGAAGCTTACATGAAATTGATCTTAGCACTTATTCATCAGGGCAGTACATCATTCACCTGAGTGATAGAAGAGGTACTCATAAAGAATCTATTAAAGTTCAAAAAATAGATTAG
- a CDS encoding tail fiber domain-containing protein: MNIQNSIFILLVMTCLIVQSAMAQAPQAFNYQAVLRSDSVEILANDTVDLHFTILSNGNIEFEETHSGVISNAFGLINLKIGTIDTLGFSAIDWSRGSKELQVEVDAGNGFENLGSNELLSVPYAMYASGPWKSDTANVFYTEGRVGVGTDTPQTKLHLKYSEGFAAGGGLTIDHEFSTSDWQIYGFSDVGNSRLALINGGVERGNFNATTGAYSATSDRNLKANIQPISSVLNKVLHLNPKTYNYKEDENQKLHIGFIAQDVERYFPEIVSKDYTDENQSEFIYHMNYSGFGVLAIKAIQEQQEVIGQQQKAIDLLQDELDALKAEFENLKNK, encoded by the coding sequence ATGAATATTCAAAACAGCATTTTTATTCTATTAGTAATGACTTGCCTAATAGTGCAATCAGCTATGGCTCAAGCACCTCAGGCATTCAATTACCAGGCTGTATTGCGAAGCGACAGTGTTGAAATTCTGGCCAACGATACTGTGGATTTGCATTTTACAATTTTAAGTAATGGCAATATTGAGTTTGAAGAAACACATTCGGGCGTAATAAGCAATGCGTTCGGCTTAATCAATCTAAAAATCGGTACTATAGACACACTCGGTTTTTCAGCTATAGACTGGAGCAGAGGTAGCAAAGAATTGCAGGTAGAAGTAGATGCTGGGAATGGATTTGAAAATTTGGGCAGCAATGAATTGCTCAGTGTACCTTACGCCATGTATGCCTCCGGTCCCTGGAAATCTGACACAGCCAATGTGTTTTATACAGAAGGAAGAGTGGGAGTCGGCACTGATACACCTCAAACCAAATTGCACCTCAAATACAGTGAAGGTTTTGCTGCCGGTGGCGGACTGACCATCGACCATGAGTTTTCAACTTCTGACTGGCAGATATACGGTTTTAGTGATGTTGGAAATAGCAGGCTGGCTTTAATAAATGGCGGGGTAGAACGCGGTAATTTTAATGCAACTACTGGGGCATACAGTGCTACATCAGACAGAAATCTAAAAGCTAATATCCAGCCTATATCTTCTGTTTTGAACAAAGTACTACACCTCAACCCCAAAACATATAACTACAAAGAAGATGAAAATCAAAAGCTACATATCGGTTTTATCGCTCAGGATGTGGAGCGCTATTTTCCCGAAATTGTTTCAAAAGATTATACCGATGAAAATCAAAGTGAATTTATTTATCACATGAACTATTCCGGATTTGGTGTATTGGCCATTAAAGCCATTCAGGAGCAGCAGGAAGTGATTGGCCAGCAACAAAAAGCAATTGATTTGCTACAGGATGAACTTGATGCATTGAAAGCAGAATTTGAAAACCTTAAAAACAAATAG
- a CDS encoding T9SS type A sorting domain-containing protein gives MKSIYSIILSFSVTLLFGQSIERQVVSPYGSYEESGALALSSTVGEVATATLEQADIILTQGFQQPSDIDDTVGIERVINDLNISAFPNPTTQKVILELNSNKEMEIFVRLFDINGKQLRHGNADQVTVLGHSVHEIDLSAYASGHYIIHLSEKEKGTAESIKVQKIE, from the coding sequence ATGAAATCGATATACAGTATTATTCTAAGTTTTAGCGTAACACTGCTTTTCGGTCAAAGCATCGAAAGGCAAGTGGTATCGCCATACGGCTCTTATGAAGAAAGCGGTGCTTTGGCTCTTTCTTCCACTGTGGGAGAAGTTGCTACCGCTACATTAGAGCAAGCCGATATTATTCTGACCCAGGGCTTCCAACAGCCCAGCGATATAGATGACACCGTTGGAATTGAACGCGTAATCAATGATTTGAACATAAGTGCATTTCCAAATCCTACTACACAGAAAGTCATTCTGGAATTGAACTCAAACAAGGAAATGGAAATATTTGTGCGCTTGTTCGATATCAATGGAAAACAGTTGAGACATGGAAATGCCGATCAGGTAACCGTTCTTGGCCATAGTGTTCATGAAATTGATTTAAGTGCCTATGCTTCTGGACATTACATTATCCATTTGAGCGAGAAAGAAAAAGGCACTGCGGAATCTATCAAGGTGCAAAAGATAGAATAG
- a CDS encoding tail fiber domain-containing protein — translation MKTQKIILNFLIIILSLPMAMAQVPDAMNYQGVLRDGNGDIQANETVDVRFTVLSSGTAEFDETHSGVTTNAFGMINLQIGTQNPGDFSAIDWSTGSKELQVEVDALDGDGFKNLGTSELLSVPYALRAGTAPAMSMELNDLDDVDASGASNGDFLQFDGTDWVPAAGAGGGSNWSTSGSDIYYDSGNVGIGTSAPNAPLHILATGTGLNDGIRMTSSQGTNEDWYLYMSSSENLTIRDDGTDVFTIENGTGNVGIGTSSPAGRLDVNGWAILDSVEFADGPTLFRKGTGSYSLAVGADIVEESGVNNFDIGNNNMDDRWDEVVATDFVTFSDKNVKKNINALNYGLNDIMQLNPVSYIYKDSPGDEVKNGLIAQEVLKVYPEAVNQYDWDYNQETGKVEKQDVEVLGISYGEFVPLLIKGMQEQQATIQDLESELNAMKAEIQNLKNK, via the coding sequence ATGAAAACTCAAAAGATTATTCTGAATTTTTTAATTATTATTTTAAGCCTGCCCATGGCTATGGCACAAGTTCCCGATGCCATGAACTATCAAGGTGTGCTGCGGGATGGCAACGGAGATATCCAAGCCAATGAAACAGTGGATGTACGCTTTACCGTATTAAGCAGCGGTACAGCAGAATTTGACGAAACCCATTCGGGTGTCACTACCAATGCTTTTGGCATGATCAATCTACAAATTGGTACGCAAAACCCCGGTGACTTTTCCGCCATCGATTGGAGTACTGGCAGTAAAGAATTGCAGGTAGAAGTAGATGCCCTAGATGGTGATGGCTTTAAAAATCTGGGCACCAGCGAACTCTTAAGTGTGCCTTATGCATTGCGAGCCGGAACAGCCCCTGCAATGAGCATGGAGCTTAACGACCTTGATGATGTAGATGCATCAGGAGCAAGCAATGGAGATTTCTTACAATTTGATGGGACAGATTGGGTGCCTGCGGCCGGTGCTGGTGGCGGAAGCAATTGGAGCACAAGTGGTTCTGATATTTATTACGACAGTGGAAATGTTGGTATTGGTACCAGCGCTCCTAATGCTCCTCTCCATATTCTGGCAACTGGAACTGGCTTAAATGATGGAATTCGAATGACCTCATCTCAAGGAACCAATGAAGACTGGTATTTATATATGTCTTCATCTGAAAACTTGACCATTCGGGATGATGGTACCGATGTGTTTACCATTGAAAATGGAACTGGCAATGTTGGTATCGGGACATCTTCACCAGCTGGCAGATTAGACGTAAATGGATGGGCCATTTTAGATTCTGTAGAATTCGCTGACGGACCAACACTATTTAGAAAAGGAACAGGTTCCTATAGTTTAGCAGTTGGTGCTGATATTGTTGAAGAATCCGGTGTCAACAATTTTGACATTGGAAATAACAATATGGATGATAGATGGGATGAAGTTGTAGCAACCGATTTTGTAACCTTTTCCGACAAAAATGTTAAAAAGAATATCAATGCATTGAACTACGGATTGAATGATATCATGCAATTAAACCCTGTAAGTTACATTTACAAGGATTCACCAGGAGATGAAGTCAAAAATGGCCTCATTGCTCAGGAAGTACTGAAAGTATATCCTGAAGCTGTGAACCAGTATGACTGGGATTACAATCAAGAAACCGGTAAAGTTGAAAAACAGGATGTAGAAGTACTGGGTATCAGCTATGGTGAATTTGTTCCTTTATTGATTAAAGGTATGCAAGAACAACAAGCAACTATACAGGATTTAGAAAGTGAACTAAACGCTATGAAAGCGGAAATTCAAAACCTCAAAAACAAGTAA
- a CDS encoding tail fiber domain-containing protein translates to MKTRDIIYAVITACLFLFFNPSFAQVPEAMNYQGVLRDDNGDIQANETVDVRFSILSSGTTEFTETHSGVSTNAFGLINLQIGTQNTSDFSTIDWSIGNKELQVEVDAGNGFENLGSRNLVSVPYALRAGTAASADISLEELNNVSSSVATSGDYLQWNGSNWAPASGAGGGTPSGPAGGDLTGTYPDPDIGNNAIETSNIADAAITANKLDQMGATNGDVLQWDGSNWTTIGASGFSNWQESGSDIYYNTGNVGIGTTSPNYVLEVDGGSQTAISVQSASSSSEMTVEVTNTNGSAIGIGVGQSSFATPTTPTGLYIDAALGNQGIFASSEDETAVLAQTDNGGDAIEGWVYSGSGRSGYFHGGDGVLIEDGLETDDIDITGNLLTGGVSGSSDDILTSNGSSIEWTAPSNILQWEESGSDIYYDGGYVGIGNIASTKLHLRGNESSTNIAGSPFDNPDVNLVIQNNNTTDGTYTSLTFATKISNNAVSSTGKIVGQQMNHTSGSTSGNLVFLTRGVNFSGSNSLHERMRIDEDGRVGIGTSDIDYNLHLTHNQFTGASGGGLAIENESNNAQWVLYSSQSTSDLSLYFNGGLRGNFDNTSGNYSASSDERLKMNIAALENKNSLEKLTRIEAKTYEYKSEPGKKYYGFIAQELMDVLPEVVTVNGNDGGETENLLTVSYSEFIPVLVSGIQEQQEIIQKQDESINELKAQVNSLIDEVNQLKKRR, encoded by the coding sequence ATGAAAACGCGTGATATTATTTATGCAGTTATTACTGCTTGCTTATTTTTATTTTTCAACCCTTCTTTTGCACAAGTTCCCGAAGCCATGAACTATCAGGGCGTGCTGCGGGATGACAATGGCGACATTCAAGCCAATGAAACGGTAGATGTGCGCTTTAGCATTTTAAGCAGCGGAACTACTGAATTTACCGAAACACATTCAGGCGTAAGCACCAATGCTTTTGGATTGATCAATTTGCAAATTGGTACACAAAACACAAGTGATTTTTCTACCATCGACTGGAGTATCGGCAACAAGGAATTGCAGGTAGAAGTAGATGCCGGAAATGGCTTTGAAAACTTAGGCAGCAGAAATTTAGTGAGTGTACCTTATGCATTAAGAGCTGGCACAGCAGCTTCTGCTGATATTTCATTAGAGGAATTAAACAATGTTAGCAGTTCAGTAGCTACAAGCGGAGATTATTTACAATGGAATGGTTCTAATTGGGCACCAGCTTCCGGAGCAGGTGGCGGAACGCCTTCAGGGCCAGCCGGTGGGGATTTAACAGGTACTTATCCCGATCCCGATATCGGAAACAACGCAATTGAAACTTCAAACATAGCTGATGCGGCCATTACAGCCAATAAATTGGATCAAATGGGCGCCACCAATGGAGATGTTTTGCAGTGGGACGGCAGCAACTGGACCACTATCGGTGCATCTGGTTTTAGTAATTGGCAAGAAAGTGGTTCTGATATTTATTACAACACTGGTAATGTCGGCATTGGCACTACCTCTCCCAACTATGTTCTTGAAGTAGATGGAGGAAGCCAAACAGCTATATCTGTTCAATCGGCCTCCTCTTCAAGTGAAATGACAGTAGAGGTAACCAATACAAATGGTTCTGCAATTGGAATTGGCGTAGGTCAAAGTTCGTTTGCTACGCCTACAACACCAACAGGTCTATATATAGATGCAGCTCTTGGTAATCAGGGAATATTTGCAAGTAGTGAAGATGAAACTGCTGTTTTAGCACAAACGGATAATGGAGGCGATGCCATTGAAGGTTGGGTCTATAGTGGAAGTGGTCGCAGTGGATATTTTCACGGAGGTGATGGCGTATTAATTGAAGACGGTCTTGAAACTGATGACATTGATATCACTGGAAATTTATTGACTGGTGGAGTCAGTGGCAGTAGTGATGATATCTTGACCAGCAATGGTTCCAGTATAGAATGGACTGCCCCCAGTAACATTTTACAATGGGAAGAAAGTGGTTCTGATATTTATTATGATGGTGGTTACGTGGGAATTGGTAATATTGCAAGCACCAAACTTCACCTTAGAGGCAATGAATCTAGCACGAATATAGCAGGAAGTCCTTTTGATAATCCAGATGTTAACCTAGTAATACAGAACAATAATACAACAGATGGAACCTATACAAGCTTAACATTTGCAACTAAAATAAGCAATAACGCTGTATCTTCTACAGGTAAGATTGTCGGCCAACAGATGAACCACACCTCTGGAAGTACAAGTGGCAACCTAGTCTTTCTTACAAGAGGAGTAAACTTCTCGGGCTCAAATAGCTTACATGAACGCATGCGCATTGATGAGGATGGACGTGTTGGTATAGGAACAAGCGACATTGATTATAACCTTCATTTAACTCATAATCAATTTACAGGTGCAAGTGGAGGAGGTTTGGCAATAGAAAATGAATCCAATAATGCACAATGGGTTTTATACTCTTCCCAGAGCACAAGTGACCTAAGTTTGTACTTCAATGGTGGTTTAAGAGGGAATTTTGACAATACTTCAGGGAATTACAGTGCAAGTTCTGATGAGAGGTTGAAAATGAATATCGCTGCACTTGAAAATAAGAACAGCTTAGAAAAGCTTACTCGTATAGAAGCAAAAACCTATGAGTATAAAAGTGAGCCAGGAAAAAAATATTATGGTTTTATCGCTCAAGAACTCATGGATGTACTACCAGAGGTGGTGACAGTTAACGGCAATGATGGGGGTGAAACTGAAAATCTGCTTACTGTTTCCTATTCAGAATTCATTCCAGTTCTGGTTTCAGGTATCCAAGAACAACAAGAAATTATTCAAAAACAAGATGAGTCTATAAATGAGTTAAAAGCACAGGTAAACAGCTTAATTGACGAAGTAAATCAATTAAAAAAGCGCAGATAA
- the serA gene encoding phosphoglycerate dehydrogenase translates to MSEQQLSYPKEKINILLLENINPKAVEQFNAASYENVELLKKALQDEELIDKLQGVHILGIRSKTQVTKEVLEKADKLLAVGCFCIGTNQVDLDTAAELGITVFNSPYSNTRSVAELVIAESIMLIRRIPERNHAAHLGKWMKDNQRSYELRGKTIGIVGYGHIGSQVSVLAESLGLNVIYYDIEPKLPLGNADPVKEIETLFEQSDIVTLHVPQTEETKDMVTAPLLQKIKKDAVFINLSRGNVVDLDALKELLESGHIKGAAIDVFPEEPRSNYDPFVSPLQKLPNVILTPHIGGSTIEAQINIGFDVSNKLINLLDNGSTVGSHSVPELNLPVQKDTTRLLHIHKNRTGVLSAINKVFSKYKVNIAGQYLKTNESIGYVVIDFQGDQSSELLQELRNIEHTIRARFLY, encoded by the coding sequence ATGTCCGAACAACAACTCTCTTACCCTAAAGAAAAAATCAATATCCTTTTACTGGAAAACATTAATCCAAAAGCTGTTGAACAATTCAATGCTGCCAGCTATGAAAATGTGGAACTGCTCAAAAAAGCACTACAGGATGAGGAGTTGATAGACAAACTTCAGGGCGTTCATATTCTCGGAATTCGCTCTAAAACCCAAGTGACTAAAGAAGTACTTGAAAAAGCGGATAAACTGCTGGCCGTAGGATGTTTTTGCATTGGCACCAACCAGGTTGATCTGGACACCGCTGCTGAACTGGGAATTACTGTTTTCAATAGTCCTTATTCCAATACCCGTTCCGTTGCAGAGTTGGTTATTGCAGAGTCCATTATGCTCATCAGGAGAATTCCTGAGCGCAACCATGCCGCACATCTCGGTAAATGGATGAAAGACAACCAAAGAAGCTATGAACTTCGTGGAAAAACCATTGGTATTGTTGGCTACGGCCATATTGGCTCTCAAGTTTCTGTGCTGGCCGAATCGCTTGGTTTGAATGTGATTTACTATGATATTGAGCCAAAGCTGCCACTTGGCAATGCCGATCCGGTTAAAGAAATTGAAACCCTTTTTGAACAATCAGATATTGTGACCTTACATGTACCTCAAACCGAGGAAACAAAAGATATGGTTACCGCCCCACTGCTGCAAAAAATCAAAAAAGACGCAGTATTTATAAACCTGAGCCGCGGCAATGTAGTTGATCTTGATGCACTGAAAGAGCTGCTGGAATCCGGTCATATTAAAGGTGCGGCAATTGATGTGTTTCCGGAGGAACCCCGTTCGAATTACGATCCATTTGTATCTCCACTGCAAAAACTGCCCAATGTAATTCTCACCCCGCATATTGGTGGCTCTACCATTGAGGCGCAGATCAATATCGGTTTTGATGTTTCCAATAAACTGATCAATCTGCTGGACAATGGTTCTACAGTTGGTTCCCATTCTGTGCCTGAATTGAACCTGCCCGTTCAGAAAGACACAACCCGTCTTCTTCACATACACAAAAACAGAACAGGCGTACTTTCTGCCATCAACAAAGTATTCAGCAAATATAAAGTGAATATTGCAGGTCAGTATTTAAAAACCAACGAATCCATTGGCTATGTGGTAATCGATTTTCAGGGAGATCAATCATCTGAATTACTACAGGAACTGCGCAATATTGAACACACTATTCGCGCCAGGTTTTTGTATTAA
- the ruvX gene encoding Holliday junction resolvase RuvX, whose product MGRIVAFDYGSKRVGIATTDPLKIIVTPLCALHSKDVEAYLQKYLKNEEIEAFVIGYPLSLDETATDATPLVEAFVNRLKKVFPEIPVHLQDESYSSKEAARELLRAGVKRKKRQDKGRLDMMSAVIILNRFLNRDG is encoded by the coding sequence ATGGGAAGAATAGTAGCATTTGATTACGGTAGCAAAAGGGTTGGTATAGCAACTACCGACCCTTTAAAAATAATTGTCACCCCTCTGTGCGCCCTACATTCCAAAGATGTTGAAGCTTATTTACAGAAATATTTGAAAAATGAAGAGATAGAAGCATTTGTAATTGGATATCCACTCTCATTAGATGAAACAGCAACTGATGCCACTCCACTTGTAGAAGCATTTGTCAATCGCCTGAAAAAAGTATTTCCAGAAATTCCGGTGCATTTGCAAGATGAAAGTTATTCCTCAAAAGAAGCAGCCCGGGAATTATTGAGAGCCGGGGTAAAAAGAAAAAAAAGACAGGACAAAGGTAGATTGGACATGATGAGTGCAGTCATTATTCTAAACCGTTTTCTGAACAGAGATGGGTAA